A DNA window from Clavibacter sepedonicus contains the following coding sequences:
- a CDS encoding acyl-CoA dehydrogenase family protein, producing MTLIDREPRPASGSPAPAHGTTDAKTNRPRPAPLGDAPVDRWKGAPHPTTPAAWIARAREVADILAVDQVERDRAGASPHQEVALLKHAGLVTLLGPAEHGGGGQTWDTAYKVIRAVARGDGSIGQLLGYHYLWAWAARLVGTDAQIEAVEKLATTGNLLFGGAVNPRDSDLVIHEDGDDLIFSGRKSFSTGGVVSDLTVLEGVLAGTETHVFAIVPTDQPGIVFGHDWDSLGQRLTESGSVEIRDVRVPWTDAAGFVDKVFHPLVYGTLNVPAIQLVFANFYQGIAEGALETAAAYTRSTTRAWPYGGDDKERATDEWYVLEGYGQLQSKVWASEALLDRVGAEISALLHAPREKLTERARGEVAVRVAAAKARIVEDGLEVGTRVFELTGARASASSVGLDVFWRNLRTHSLHDPVAYKRREVGRHVLLGEIPEPTWYT from the coding sequence ATGACCCTGATCGACCGCGAGCCCCGACCCGCATCCGGCTCCCCCGCACCCGCCCACGGCACCACCGACGCGAAGACAAACCGCCCGCGCCCCGCCCCCCTCGGCGACGCGCCCGTCGACCGCTGGAAGGGCGCCCCGCATCCCACCACGCCGGCTGCGTGGATCGCCCGCGCCCGCGAGGTCGCCGACATCCTCGCCGTCGACCAGGTCGAGCGCGATCGCGCCGGCGCGAGCCCGCACCAGGAGGTCGCGCTGCTCAAGCACGCCGGCCTCGTCACGCTGCTCGGCCCCGCGGAGCACGGCGGCGGCGGGCAGACGTGGGACACGGCCTACAAGGTGATCCGCGCGGTCGCGCGCGGCGACGGATCCATCGGCCAGCTCCTCGGCTACCACTATCTCTGGGCGTGGGCGGCGCGGCTCGTCGGCACCGACGCGCAGATCGAGGCCGTCGAGAAGCTGGCGACCACCGGGAACCTCCTCTTCGGCGGCGCCGTGAACCCGCGCGACTCCGACCTCGTCATCCACGAGGACGGCGACGACCTGATCTTCTCCGGCCGCAAGTCGTTCAGCACGGGCGGCGTCGTCTCCGACCTCACGGTTCTCGAGGGCGTGCTCGCGGGCACGGAGACGCACGTGTTCGCGATCGTGCCGACGGATCAGCCGGGCATCGTCTTCGGGCACGACTGGGACAGCCTCGGGCAGCGGCTCACAGAGTCGGGTTCGGTCGAGATCCGCGACGTGCGGGTGCCGTGGACCGACGCCGCCGGGTTCGTCGACAAGGTCTTTCACCCCCTCGTCTATGGCACGCTCAACGTGCCCGCGATCCAGCTGGTGTTCGCGAACTTCTACCAGGGGATCGCCGAGGGCGCGCTCGAGACGGCGGCGGCGTACACGCGCAGCACGACGCGCGCCTGGCCGTACGGCGGCGACGACAAGGAGCGCGCGACGGACGAGTGGTACGTGCTCGAGGGCTACGGGCAGCTGCAGTCGAAGGTGTGGGCGTCGGAGGCGCTGCTGGACCGGGTGGGCGCGGAGATCAGCGCCCTCCTGCACGCGCCGCGCGAGAAGCTGACGGAGCGGGCGCGGGGCGAGGTCGCCGTGCGGGTCGCGGCCGCGAAGGCGCGCATCGTGGAGGACGGCCTCGAGGTCGGCACGCGCGTGTTCGAGCTCACCGGCGCCCGGGCGTCGGCGTCGAGCGTGGGCCTCGACGTCTTCTGGCGGAACCTGCGCACCCACAGCCTCCACGACCCCGTCGCCTACAAGCGCCGCGAGGTGGGGCGGCACGTGCTGCTCGGCGAGATCCCGGAGCCGACCTGGTACACGTGA